GCTTCGTCTTCCGGGACGATCCAGTGATCAAGTCGATGGGCTTCGCGCTCGCGATCGGTGTCGCCATCGACGCCTTCCTCGTCCGGATGACGATCGTGCCGGCGGTCATGTCACTGCTGGGTTCCCGGGCGTGGTGGCTACCACGCTGGTTGAACCGGGCGTTGCCCAACGTCGACGTCGAGGGCGAGGGTCTGCGCGCCCACCTGGCAGAGAAGGAAGCCACCCCGGCGTGAGGTCACCCGAAGGGCCCCGGACACAACAAGGTGTACCGGGGCCCTCCGTGGCAGCCGCTCAGACGCCGGCCGGATAGGTCTCCATCTCACCAAGGGTGGTCCGGGCGGGCAGCGGGTGCAGGGCCGTCGCCTGGTCGCACCAGATGAACGCGTCGTAACGCTCCCCCAGCCGGGTCGGCACGTAGTTGCCCCACGACTCGAACGACGGGTCGTACACCACCCCGATCGCCCGGTGGTCCAGGGTGTCGGTCACCCAGCCCGGCTGGTCGTCCCCGCCGAACACCAGCACCGCCCGCTCCGGCATCAACTCGTGCAGCCGCCGCTCCACCGAGCCCTCCCGGGCCGGCGGCACGATCATCGCCTCCGCCGGTGAGCCCCAGCGCGGCGCGGCGATCACGGTACCCCGATGACTGCCGAACCCGACCAGGACGACCGCGTCGCGACCGTGTCGCTCACGCCCGAGCTGGCCGATGTTGATCATTCCGTCGGCGGCCATGTCGGTCGCCCGACCGTCGCCGACGTGGGTGTTGTGCGCCCAGACAACCCCCCGGGCTCCCGGACCGTACTGGTCCAACAACCGGTCGAGAGTGTCCGCCATGTGGATGTCCCGGACGTTCCACGACTCCGGGCCGCCCGTGACCATCGCCCGGTAGTACCGCTCCGCGCCGGCCACGACCTCCGCGTTCTGCCAGGCCGAGAAGGCGTCAGCGCCGTCCGCCACCGCGTGTTCCCGGGTACGCGCCAGCAGGCGCACCACCTCCTCCTCGCAGCGGGCCGAGACGAACCGGCTGGCCATGCCGTACTCCTCGACCTGCTTGCCGTACGGCTCGAAGCAGCGGTACGCGTCCTGCGCGGCCTCCAGCGACGCCGGGTCCTCCTCGCCCAGGTAGTCGAAGATCGCCTGCATCGACTCCCACAGGCTGTAGACGTCCAACCCGTGAAACCCGGCCCGGGCCGCCTCGGGCCGCTCCAGGTTCCACGCCCGCAGCCACTGGCAGAAGCGCGCCACCTCGGCGTTCGCCCACATCCATGTCGGCCACCGCGCGAACCGCTCGAGCGCGGTCTGCGGCTCACCGTCGCCCCCGGGGCGACGGTGACCGCCCTGTTCACCCGGTCGCAGTCCGGCCAGTCCCCCTCCACCGCCACGAAGGAGAAGCCACACTCCGCGATCAGGCGGCGGGTGAGCTGCTCCCGGAGCCGGTAGTAGTCGTAACTGCCGTGCGTAGCCTCTCCGATCATCACAATCCGGGCGTCCCGGGCACGTTCCAGCAACGGGTCGAAGTCGCTCGGCGTGCCGAGCCGCTGAACCAGCATGGCGGGCGGCTACCCGACCCACCGGTGGGCAAACCGGTGTGCCGCCGCGCGGAGCGGGTAGCCGGCTGCATGACCGTCACCGGGGTGCAGTTGCTGGAGTACCTGGCCGGGCTCGACTACCCGGTCTCCCGCGAGGACCTGGTCCGGTGGGGCCAGGAGAACGGGGTGAGCACGGAGATGCTCCAGATGCTACGGGCACTCTCCGCGGAGAGCTTCGACTCCCCGGACGAGCTCTCCGAGGCGTTGAACCCGCTCGCGTGAGCATGCAAAGAAGGGGGCCGCCGGTGTGCCGTCGTCAGGCGGGAACGTCGACGACGCGGGCCTCGGTGCGCGCCGTTTCGGCCGCCGCGAGGACGGCCACCACCTCGCGGCCGAAGCGCACATCGAGGCGGTGGTCCCGGGTGCCCGACTCGATCTCCTCCAGTAGCTGGTCGATCGCCGCCCCGTACGCGTCCGCCACAGTGCCCTTGCCGAGCGGGGCGGTCTCGATGCCGCTGTCGCCGTAAAAGACGACGTCGCGGGTCACCGCCTCGCCGGGCGCATCCAGGGTCAGCGAAACGGTGCTGGTGGCGCCGCCCTCGTGGGTCAGCAGCAGATGCACCAGGCCGCGCGGACCGCTCATCGCCGCCACCCGGGTGGCCCGACCCAACACCGGCAGGATCAGCGACAGCGCGTGCGGGCCGACGTCCCAGAGCCCGCCGTGTTCGCGCCGCCAGGCCGACGCCCCGTACGGGTTGCCGGGCTGGTAGATCGAGGCGAACAGGGTTGCCCTGGCGTGCTGCCAGCCGCCGTCGGCGGCGGTCGCGGCGAGGAAGGCGGTGACGTTCGGGTGGTACCGCTGGGTGAAGAAGACCAGCGACGCGATGCCCGAGGCCCGGGCCGCGGCGAC
The sequence above is a segment of the Micromonospora sp. WMMA1363 genome. Coding sequences within it:
- a CDS encoding DUF2795 domain-containing protein, with protein sequence MTVTGVQLLEYLAGLDYPVSREDLVRWGQENGVSTEMLQMLRALSAESFDSPDELSEALNPLA
- a CDS encoding Gfo/Idh/MocA family oxidoreductase yields the protein MVRFGLFGTGHWAGETHGAGVDAHPRAALVGVWGRDPAKAAALAQRYGVPAFEDADALIDACDAVAVALPPDVQADIATRAAVAGRHLLLDKPLALTLADADRVVAAARASGIASLVFFTQRYHPNVTAFLAATAADGGWQHARATLFASIYQPGNPYGASAWRREHGGLWDVGPHALSLILPVLGRATRVAAMSGPRGLVHLLLTHEGGATSTVSLTLDAPGEAVTRDVVFYGDSGIETAPLGKGTVADAYGAAIDQLLEEIESGTRDHRLDVRFGREVVAVLAAAETARTEARVVDVPA